A single genomic interval of Homo sapiens chromosome 15, GRCh38.p14 Primary Assembly harbors:
- the FMN1 gene encoding formin-1 isoform c (isoform c is encoded by transcript variant 3) — MEGTHCTLQLHKPITELCYISFCLPKGEVRGFSYKGTVTLDRSNKGFHNCYQVREESDIISLSQEPDEHPGDIFFKQTPTKDILTELYKLTTERERLLTNLLSSDHILGITMGNQEGKLQELSVSLAPEDDCFQSAGDWQGELPVGPLNKRSTHGNKKPRRSSGRRESFGALPQKRTKRKGRGGRESAPLMGKDKICSSHSLPLSRTRPNLWVLEEKGNLLPNGALACSLQRRESCPPDIPKTPDTDLGFGSFETAFKDTGLGREVLPPDCSSTEAGGDGIRRPPSGLEHQQTGLSESHQDPEKHPEAEKDEMEKPAKRTCKQKPVSKVVAKVQDLSSQVQRVVKTHSKGKETIAIRPAAHAEFVPKADLLTLPGAEAGAHGSRRQGKERQGDRSSQSPAGETASISSVSASAEGAVNKVPLKVIESEKLDEAPEGKRLGFPVHTSVPHTRPETRNKRRAGLPLGGHKSLFLDLPHKVGPDSSQPRGDKKKPSPPAPAALGKVFNNSASQSSTHKQTSPVPSPLSPRLPSPQQHHRILRLPALPGEREAALNDSPCRKSRVFSGCVSADTLEPPSSAKVTETKGASPAFLRAGQPRLVPGETLEKSLGPGKTTAEPQHQSPPAFHWDLQQHFQEPVIRTVSISCASNLIKEEAGKGKESRSG, encoded by the exons ATGGAAGGCACTCATTGTACCCTCCAATTGCATAAGCCCATTACGGAACTCTGCTACATCAGCTTCTGTCTTCCAAAGGGGGAAGTCAGAGGATTTTCATACAAGGGCACTGTAACTCTAGACAGATCCAATAAAGGTTTTCATAACTGCTACCAAGTCAGGGAGGAGTCAGACATCATCAGCCTCAGCCAGGAGCCGGACGAACATCCAGGCGACATATTTTTCAAGCAGACTCCCACGAAAGACATTCTAACTGAGCTGTACAAACTCAcaacagagagggagagactgCTAaccaatctcctgagctcagaccACATCCTGGGGATCACGATGGGGAACCAGGAGGGGAAGCTGCAAGAGCTGTCCGTGAGCCTGGCCCCCGAGGATGACTGTTTCCAGAGTGCTGGTGACTGGCAGGGAGAGCTCCCCGTGGGCCCTCTCAATAAGAGGAGCACCCACGGGAACAAAAAGCCTCGGAGGTCtagtggaaggagagagagcttTGGGGCCCTTCCACAGAAGAGGACCAAAAGAAAAGGGCGTGGAGGCCGAGAATCAGCTCCTCTGATGGGCAAGGACAAGATCTGTTCCAGccactcccttcctctttctAGAACAAGGCCTAACCTTTGGGTACTAGAGGAGAAAGGAAATCTGCTCCCGAATGGGGCACTTGCCTGCTCCCTGCAGAGGAGAGAGAGCTGCCCCCCAGATATTCCCAAGACGCCAGACACAGACCTTGGCTTTGGGAGCTTTGAGACGGCTTTCAAGGACACTGGGCTTGGAAGAGAAGTGCTGCCCCCTGACTGCAGCTCCACAGAGGCAGGAGGGGATGGCATTCGGAGGCCGCCGAGCGGGCTGGAGCATCAGCAAACAGGTTTGTCTGAAAGTCACCAGGACCCTGAGAAGCATCCAGAGGCAGAAAAGGATGAGATGGAGAAGCCGGCTAAGCGGACTTGCAAGCAGAAACCTGTCTCCAAAGTGGTGGCCAAAGTTCAGGACCTGTCCTCCCAGGTACAAAGAGTAGTTAAAACGCATTCTAAGGGTAAGGAGACGATTGCCATTCGCCCAGCAGCCCACGCTGAGTTTGTACCCAAAGCCGACTTGCTCACCCTCCCgggagctgaggctggggctCATGGCTCCAGGCGGCAGGGCAAGGAGCGGCAAGGGGATAGGTCATCGCAGTCGCCAGCCGGGGAAACAGCCTCCATTTCTAGTGTGTCGGCCAGTGCCGAGGGGGCCGTGAACAAGGTCCCCCTGAAGGTGATAGAGAGTGAGAAGTTAGATGAAGCCCCTGAGGGGAAAAGACTGGGCTTCCCTGTCCACACGAGTGTCCCTCACACTCGCCCAGAAACGAGAAACAAGAGGAGAGCCGGGTTGCCCCTTGGTGGCCACAAGTCCTTGTTTCTGGATCTGCCCCACAAAGTAGGTCCTGACTCCTCACAACCCAGAGGTGATAAGAAGAAGCCATCCCCACCAGCACCGGCAGCTCTTGGCAAGGTGTTTAATAATTCAGCCTCGCAGTCCAGCACACACAAACAGACGTCACCTGTTCCCTCGCCTCTGTCTCCAAGGCTCCCCAGCCCTCAGCAGCATCACAGGATCCTCCGGCTCCCTGCATTGCCTGGTGAGAGGGAAGCTGCTCTTAATGACTCTCCTTGTAGAAAGAGCCGTGTCTTCTCTGGGTGCgtctctgctgacaccttggagCCACCATCCTCTGCAAAGGTCACGGAGACCAAAGGAGCCAGCCCGGCCTTCCTCAGAGCAGGCCAACCTCGGTTGGTGCCTGGGGAAACTTTGGAAAAGAGCTTGGGGCCAGGGAAGACCACAGCTGAGCCCCAGCACCAGTCACCTCCAG CCTTCCATTGGGATCTTCAGCAGCACTTTCAGGAACCAGTCATAAGAACTGTAAGCATCTCCTGTGCTTCTAACCTTATAAAAGAAGAAGctggaaaagggaaggagagtAGAAGTGGGTAA